A stretch of the Leptospira stimsonii genome encodes the following:
- a CDS encoding tetratricopeptide repeat protein — MDEKEIRKNRLFLEGIEEKELYFPEDREPVRIRRSYNKLLIFWILLGAVVLGGLGFAVYYQFFRSPSPGSEFAGGFNKDLVQNKSDINRLLERPYLPDGNANPQLTKCINLYKERFTRQAFDYCNEFLDSTGTQEEKSIALTVLGVIHDESGRYPQAIERLQKAVQFDPKNFYAYYNLTLAYKHAGRFADARMAALKAKEIAPNDPRISLLAGNLFNELNDPDAAIDAYKEGLSQSPDDMYLTYNLAVSYFKKGEIPQAEEEFKKVVMKSPSGRLAALSHSYLGNIAYNKQDYPSAEYHFRQASALSPNEAKYLYNLAVVLQKNGKKEEALKYLELARDAGANDPEIYRLIAEGFSNLNQGEMSISALQKSLKYNPTDLDSLFQLAEAYYNKGDLLSAEETYRRIVSSTPGDSFTETALINLGVVLDQMERYGEAITALNRVLELNPKNAKAYHTLGLVYKHSGNGTLAIENWRRSTALEPENVQSREALGDYLLENKFFREAVEEYIGVVKHKDDAYKVYLKMAEAYMGMQDDSNAEKILLKVLNTSRDGSDLKNAHKKLALLYNKSKDPDLKNRAKDEAFRSAHMDPEDMEGRLVLAKILIDSNSILDREKAIDELTAIVRSDVRPKTAATAYNYLGICYYKNGEYKRAVRSFQSSIDLDPSLSEAYENKRAASAALEESTRREGFF, encoded by the coding sequence ATGGATGAAAAAGAAATCCGAAAAAACAGGCTGTTCCTAGAGGGAATCGAGGAAAAAGAACTCTATTTCCCCGAAGACAGAGAGCCTGTTCGGATTCGCAGATCATACAATAAACTTCTAATATTTTGGATTCTTCTCGGAGCCGTCGTCTTAGGCGGACTCGGGTTCGCGGTTTACTACCAATTCTTCCGTTCTCCTTCTCCCGGTTCCGAATTTGCCGGCGGATTTAACAAAGATCTCGTTCAGAATAAATCCGATATCAATCGTCTTTTGGAAAGACCGTATCTTCCGGACGGAAACGCGAATCCACAACTCACAAAGTGTATCAACCTTTATAAGGAACGATTCACGAGACAAGCATTCGATTATTGTAATGAATTCTTAGATTCTACCGGAACTCAGGAAGAAAAATCCATCGCACTCACCGTTTTAGGTGTGATTCACGACGAGAGCGGGCGTTATCCGCAAGCGATCGAACGTCTTCAAAAAGCGGTTCAATTTGATCCGAAGAATTTTTACGCTTACTATAATCTCACTCTCGCCTACAAACACGCCGGAAGATTTGCCGACGCGAGAATGGCCGCACTCAAAGCGAAAGAAATCGCGCCGAACGATCCGAGAATCTCCTTGCTCGCCGGAAATCTTTTTAACGAATTAAACGATCCCGACGCGGCGATCGACGCCTATAAAGAAGGGCTTTCGCAATCTCCGGACGATATGTATCTCACTTACAATCTTGCGGTGAGTTATTTTAAAAAAGGCGAGATTCCCCAAGCCGAAGAAGAATTTAAGAAAGTCGTAATGAAGTCTCCTTCGGGGAGATTGGCCGCTCTCTCTCATTCTTATCTTGGGAACATCGCCTACAACAAACAGGATTATCCGAGCGCGGAATATCATTTCCGTCAGGCGAGCGCGCTTTCTCCGAACGAAGCCAAATATCTCTACAACCTCGCGGTCGTTCTTCAGAAGAACGGAAAAAAAGAAGAAGCACTGAAATATCTGGAACTCGCGAGAGACGCGGGTGCGAACGATCCTGAAATCTATCGTCTGATCGCCGAAGGATTTTCCAATTTGAATCAAGGGGAAATGTCGATCTCCGCGCTTCAGAAGAGTTTGAAATACAATCCGACCGATTTGGATTCTCTCTTTCAACTCGCGGAGGCTTACTATAACAAAGGCGATCTTCTTTCGGCGGAAGAAACATACAGAAGAATCGTGTCTTCCACTCCGGGTGATAGTTTTACGGAAACTGCGTTGATCAACTTAGGCGTGGTTCTGGATCAGATGGAACGTTATGGAGAAGCGATCACGGCTCTGAATCGAGTGCTCGAGCTCAATCCGAAAAATGCAAAGGCGTATCATACTCTCGGTCTTGTTTATAAACATTCTGGAAACGGAACTCTTGCGATCGAAAATTGGAGAAGGTCTACGGCACTTGAACCGGAGAACGTGCAAAGCAGAGAAGCTCTGGGGGATTATCTTCTGGAGAATAAATTCTTCCGAGAAGCGGTGGAAGAATACATTGGCGTGGTAAAGCACAAAGACGACGCGTATAAGGTTTATCTCAAGATGGCGGAAGCCTACATGGGAATGCAGGACGATTCCAATGCTGAGAAAATCCTATTAAAAGTTTTGAATACTTCGAGGGATGGAAGCGATCTGAAAAACGCCCATAAAAAACTCGCTCTTCTTTATAATAAATCCAAGGATCCGGATCTCAAAAATCGAGCGAAGGACGAAGCGTTTCGTTCCGCTCACATGGATCCGGAAGATATGGAAGGTCGTCTCGTACTTGCAAAAATTCTAATAGACTCAAATTCGATTTTGGATCGTGAAAAGGCGATTGACGAATTGACCGCGATCGTTCGTTCGGACGTAAGACCGAAGACAGCCGCGACGGCCTATAACTATCTCGGAATCTGTTATTATAAAAACGGGGAATACAAAAGGGCTGTGCGCTCGTTTCAGAGTTCGATCGACTTGGATCCTTCTCTTTCCGAAGCGTATGAAAACAAACGCGCGGCGTCCGCGGCGTTGGAAGAATCCACTCGAAGGGAGGGATTTTTCTGA
- the nusB gene encoding transcription antitermination factor NusB, with protein MSARRTSREIAVMALYQLELTKPPLKDVLKFKWYDKKTEQEERDFAISIVNGVVKNQEQIDTLIKKYSKNWDFSRISVVNKAILRLSVYALLYTWEVPKKVTIDEAVELTKEFESEESARFVNGILDAILKNEIKSDG; from the coding sequence ATGTCAGCCAGACGTACTTCCCGCGAAATCGCCGTAATGGCACTTTACCAATTGGAACTTACAAAACCTCCGCTCAAGGACGTTTTGAAGTTCAAGTGGTATGATAAAAAAACAGAACAAGAAGAAAGGGATTTTGCCATTTCCATCGTAAATGGGGTTGTGAAAAATCAGGAACAGATCGATACTCTGATAAAGAAGTATTCCAAGAACTGGGACTTTTCCAGGATCAGCGTCGTGAATAAAGCGATTCTTCGTTTGTCCGTGTATGCATTATTGTACACTTGGGAAGTTCCGAAGAAAGTTACGATCGACGAAGCGGTGGAGCTTACGAAAGAATTCGAAAGTGAAGAATCCGCGCGGTTTGTAAATGGAATCTTAGACGCAATTCTCAAAAACGAAATCAAATCCGATGGATGA
- the ribH gene encoding 6,7-dimethyl-8-ribityllumazine synthase yields the protein MIQELKADLNGKGQKHCVIVSRFNEFITESLLKGALESFRMHGVKEEDITVVRVPGAYEMPVVVAKAAASKKYNSIICLGAVIRGATAHFDFVAGESAKIGSIGVQYSIPVVFGVLTTDTIEQAIERAGTKAGNKGAESATTAIEMVNLLSLL from the coding sequence ATGATCCAAGAACTGAAAGCAGATCTAAACGGCAAGGGACAAAAACACTGCGTGATTGTTTCCCGCTTTAATGAATTCATCACCGAAAGCCTTTTGAAAGGCGCTCTTGAATCCTTCCGGATGCACGGAGTCAAAGAAGAAGATATCACCGTAGTACGAGTTCCGGGCGCCTACGAAATGCCCGTGGTTGTCGCGAAGGCGGCCGCTTCCAAAAAATACAACTCGATCATCTGTTTGGGCGCGGTGATCCGCGGCGCGACCGCTCACTTTGATTTCGTAGCGGGAGAATCCGCAAAAATCGGTTCGATCGGAGTTCAGTATTCCATTCCGGTTGTGTTCGGAGTTTTGACAACGGACACGATTGAACAGGCGATCGAAAGAGCAGGGACCAAAGCCGGAAATAAGGGCGCGGAATCCGCGACCACGGCGATTGAAATGGTCAACCTCCTCTCCCTTCTTTAA
- a CDS encoding tetratricopeptide repeat protein — protein sequence MLPIVANQKVLSRSFFSLSIRFLLFSSLILTLTDCSVYRRIFQKEDVFLKSLNLPEWVLESSIKLRVLSGLLDVPNPEDSLPEDEIATFENGARRILATSPQAMKDLFEATGCVDGSKLAGIRANRITEREEDVWYGICQNGKEDAIIFRLFQMGNVDLYRRYEKETVPAWEEARKLAANNPDKAVRLANQVIELEPAHPGARKLLGNLYLKGGYCKGSVRNYRIYLRVMPLAGDKWKVHERLQEKCPDFLKPEPKKEEVELPETDPDSF from the coding sequence ATGTTACCTATTGTGGCAAATCAAAAAGTCCTCTCAAGATCGTTTTTCTCCCTTTCCATACGTTTCCTCTTATTTTCTTCCCTGATTCTAACGTTGACCGATTGTTCCGTCTATAGAAGAATTTTTCAAAAGGAAGACGTCTTTTTAAAATCGTTAAATCTTCCGGAATGGGTTTTAGAATCTTCGATCAAACTCAGAGTTTTGTCCGGCCTTTTGGACGTTCCCAATCCGGAGGATTCTCTTCCGGAAGATGAGATCGCAACGTTCGAAAACGGAGCCAGAAGAATTCTCGCGACTTCCCCCCAAGCGATGAAAGATCTTTTTGAAGCTACGGGTTGTGTCGACGGTTCGAAACTCGCGGGAATCCGCGCCAACCGGATTACGGAAAGAGAGGAAGACGTCTGGTATGGAATCTGCCAAAACGGAAAGGAAGATGCGATCATCTTTCGATTGTTCCAGATGGGGAATGTGGATCTTTATAGAAGGTATGAAAAAGAAACCGTTCCCGCTTGGGAAGAAGCCAGAAAACTCGCGGCCAACAATCCAGACAAAGCGGTGCGTCTTGCCAATCAAGTCATAGAGTTAGAACCAGCTCATCCAGGAGCCAGAAAACTTCTTGGCAATCTCTATCTCAAAGGCGGCTATTGCAAAGGTTCCGTTCGCAATTATAGAATCTACTTACGCGTTATGCCTCTCGCAGGTGACAAGTGGAAAGTCCACGAACGTCTTCAAGAAAAATGTCCGGACTTTTTAAAACCCGAACCAAAAAAAGAAGAAGTTGAACTTCCGGAAACCGATCCGGATTCTTTTTAA
- a CDS encoding LA_3696 family protein — translation MLEQTSIKEQSTPMIWVNKIPNKLEEILGLDGSLQFRKFLNSTLNEFRNEVLGFSSNRFERRLQKETYFFKEEIKELREDVRGMRLQTKEEIHLLRDEMSQWKLDTTREFYLFRSEIQDSQSKFREEVSHQHNRLRTDFNDLRVEIKTEITEIHKTISTQTRWILVGMLGVGSFLLGLAKLV, via the coding sequence ATGCTTGAGCAGACTTCGATCAAAGAGCAATCTACTCCTATGATTTGGGTAAATAAAATTCCGAATAAATTGGAAGAAATTCTCGGTTTGGATGGTTCTCTACAATTCCGTAAATTTCTAAATTCGACTCTAAACGAGTTTCGAAACGAAGTCCTTGGTTTTTCTTCCAACCGTTTTGAAAGAAGGCTTCAGAAGGAAACTTATTTTTTTAAGGAAGAGATCAAGGAACTTCGAGAAGATGTTCGTGGTATGCGACTTCAAACCAAAGAGGAAATTCATCTTCTTCGGGATGAAATGAGTCAGTGGAAACTGGATACGACCCGAGAATTTTACTTATTTCGTTCCGAGATTCAGGATTCTCAGAGTAAATTTCGAGAGGAAGTATCGCATCAACACAATCGGCTTCGAACCGATTTTAACGATCTTAGGGTGGAAATAAAAACCGAAATTACGGAAATTCACAAAACGATCTCGACTCAGACTCGCTGGATTTTGGTGGGAATGTTAGGAGTTGGTAGTTTTCTTCTTGGATTGGCAAAGCTTGTCTAA
- a CDS encoding peptidoglycan recognition protein family protein, with protein sequence MSVSFPRSLLALIFVLSACASVEKVPTFTPGKNSILPFLTLGLDQDSLNSIGKKRWSFRVKSILLHHTNSLRAEEYLEKSKSSGWMVHFLVLENGAVYGVEEPGKILYRAAPGMDDFAIHVSWEGSGESVLKNEAQLKALTELIQNLSKEYSIPLNNFDIASGKGVFTHSQSKKKFGRFIDTSDCGGEKILSTVFSRIQGKFYPETEWKDRFIQGWVIRKEKFVDSTGKKIVQSYSHGRGISPAPLIELNSIEKTADGKSFEDKRLRYNHRGTIRPDCIVLHYTAIPDYQKTLEVLEKRNLSATFLADKDGKIHQLLDSIFDTAAAATGTNANCFQVEIVGKDTEMLLANKEQTEAVVRLVKELSEKFKIPLSNEKVESLRGVYSHTQAKKKWGGSIHLDGKDFDPGEPYMKAVLELAGGSFFPEETWHERMSNDWILLFSSFQP encoded by the coding sequence ATGAGTGTTTCCTTTCCGAGGTCGCTTCTTGCTCTTATTTTCGTGTTATCCGCCTGCGCCTCCGTCGAAAAAGTTCCCACCTTTACTCCGGGAAAAAATTCGATTCTTCCATTCCTCACTTTAGGATTGGATCAAGATTCTTTAAATTCCATTGGAAAAAAACGTTGGTCCTTTCGAGTAAAATCGATTCTACTTCATCATACGAATTCCCTCAGGGCGGAAGAATACTTGGAGAAGAGTAAATCTTCCGGTTGGATGGTTCACTTTCTCGTTTTGGAAAACGGTGCAGTGTATGGAGTTGAAGAACCCGGCAAAATTCTTTATCGAGCCGCGCCGGGTATGGACGATTTTGCGATCCACGTTTCCTGGGAAGGTTCAGGAGAATCCGTCCTCAAAAACGAAGCTCAGCTCAAAGCTCTGACCGAACTAATTCAAAATCTTTCCAAAGAATATTCCATTCCTCTAAATAACTTCGACATCGCTTCGGGAAAAGGGGTCTTTACACATTCTCAGAGCAAAAAAAAATTCGGAAGATTTATCGATACGAGTGATTGTGGTGGCGAAAAAATTCTCTCCACGGTATTTTCCCGCATCCAAGGAAAATTCTATCCCGAAACCGAATGGAAGGATCGTTTTATCCAAGGTTGGGTCATCCGAAAAGAAAAGTTCGTCGATTCGACGGGAAAAAAAATCGTCCAATCATATTCTCATGGAAGAGGAATTTCTCCAGCTCCTTTGATCGAACTGAACTCCATTGAAAAGACCGCGGATGGAAAATCTTTCGAGGACAAAAGATTGCGATACAATCATCGTGGAACGATCCGACCCGACTGTATCGTTCTACATTATACTGCGATTCCGGATTATCAAAAGACTTTAGAAGTATTAGAAAAACGGAATCTATCCGCGACTTTCTTAGCGGATAAAGACGGCAAAATCCATCAACTTTTGGATTCGATTTTTGACACCGCGGCCGCGGCTACAGGGACAAATGCGAATTGTTTTCAGGTGGAAATCGTCGGTAAGGATACGGAGATGCTTCTCGCAAACAAAGAACAAACGGAGGCCGTAGTCCGTCTTGTTAAAGAACTTTCCGAAAAATTTAAAATCCCTCTCAGCAACGAAAAAGTTGAATCCTTGAGAGGAGTCTATTCTCATACGCAGGCGAAAAAAAAATGGGGTGGATCGATTCATTTGGACGGTAAGGATTTTGATCCCGGCGAACCATACATGAAAGCCGTCTTAGAGCTCGCTGGCGGATCTTTTTTTCCGGAAGAGACTTGGCATGAAAGGATGAGTAACGATTGGATTCTTCTCTTTAGCTCCTTTCAACCGTAA
- the amt gene encoding ammonium transporter encodes MKHTKNHLKNKFPFLILFMGIQLPVFADSPAQELSKSADPIWLIICAALVFFMQAGFLMLETGLSRLKNTINVAVKNLMDYIVGTVAFFCIGFGLMFGYSNDGWIGTNHFFLEGLKSGKEFAFFLFQVAFMGTAATIVSGAVAERIKFSAYLVVSVLVSIFIYPTFGHWTWGGGWIAKLGFVDFAGSTVVHSLGGWISLAGVIVLGARKDKFKDDGSPRKIHGHNLTFSVLGVFILWFGWFGFNGGSTLSFSEDVPLIILNTSLAASAGGILAISVSWIFYKVASVEDCMNGVLGGLVAITAGCHALAPSASLLLGAIAGVSVVLAAWFLEKILKLDDVVGAFPVHGVCGIIGTLLLPVLSENQDIRIFPQLIGVVTCALWAFGLGLFLFWILKISIGIRVSGDFEEKGLNISEHGSGSSWIDLIHSLKDLSKGGGDLTRKIHVDSGTEAGAIAFLMNRYLSNLGEMIFTIKEKSGELENSASEISSAWGNMSQNIQEQAASLEEVTAIFDSFRDSFHKISNSATEQKTIEAKAKRMLNELVFGFQQFDQDLKVSSERSERSVQNIDLSTKELNHLESDINDIGTSAKKVESLVKLLNDISAKLGMLSINASIEAARSGESGKGFGVVAEEINKLASSTQESTKKASEVLGEIQSAVYRGRSTVSTTVDFFQNLTEEFRTLAQTQITIREKSAHYSNLIESLNRLNASVADQSEIILSNIVDRSTEIRGLYESIEFVSTAFHEISAQSEELTATGDFLKQLAAILNSLVRNFRVEKEVVPDLIAG; translated from the coding sequence ATGAAACATACCAAAAACCATTTGAAAAACAAGTTTCCTTTCCTCATTCTATTCATGGGAATCCAATTACCTGTCTTTGCGGATTCACCGGCGCAAGAACTTTCCAAATCGGCGGATCCGATCTGGCTGATTATCTGTGCGGCCTTAGTCTTTTTTATGCAGGCGGGTTTTTTGATGTTGGAAACTGGTCTTTCCAGACTCAAGAATACGATCAACGTCGCAGTAAAAAATCTGATGGATTATATCGTCGGCACGGTCGCTTTTTTTTGTATTGGCTTCGGGCTTATGTTCGGCTATTCGAACGACGGTTGGATCGGAACCAATCATTTCTTTTTGGAAGGTCTTAAATCCGGGAAAGAATTCGCCTTTTTTCTTTTTCAAGTCGCGTTTATGGGAACGGCGGCGACGATCGTTTCGGGCGCCGTTGCGGAGCGTATTAAATTTTCTGCATATTTAGTCGTTTCCGTTTTGGTATCTATCTTTATTTATCCGACGTTCGGCCACTGGACTTGGGGCGGGGGCTGGATCGCCAAACTAGGATTTGTCGACTTTGCCGGGTCGACCGTAGTACATTCCTTAGGCGGTTGGATTTCTCTTGCAGGTGTGATCGTACTCGGAGCGAGAAAGGATAAATTTAAGGACGACGGATCTCCGAGAAAAATTCACGGGCACAATCTTACTTTTTCGGTCTTGGGAGTATTTATCCTCTGGTTTGGTTGGTTCGGCTTTAACGGAGGAAGTACACTTTCTTTTTCAGAGGACGTCCCCCTAATCATTCTAAATACGAGTCTTGCGGCAAGCGCGGGAGGAATTCTTGCCATCTCCGTTTCTTGGATCTTTTATAAGGTGGCTTCCGTAGAGGATTGTATGAACGGTGTTCTCGGTGGTCTCGTCGCCATCACCGCCGGTTGTCACGCCCTCGCCCCTTCCGCTTCTCTTCTTCTCGGTGCGATCGCTGGAGTTTCGGTCGTACTCGCCGCTTGGTTTTTGGAAAAAATCCTAAAGCTTGACGACGTGGTGGGAGCCTTTCCGGTTCACGGAGTTTGCGGAATCATCGGAACCTTGCTTCTTCCGGTTCTATCAGAAAATCAAGATATTCGAATATTTCCTCAGTTGATAGGAGTTGTAACTTGCGCACTCTGGGCATTCGGCCTCGGTTTATTCCTTTTTTGGATCTTAAAAATTTCCATCGGGATTCGGGTCAGCGGAGACTTTGAAGAAAAAGGTTTGAATATCAGCGAACACGGTTCCGGTTCCAGTTGGATCGATCTGATCCATTCACTAAAAGACCTTTCCAAAGGTGGAGGCGATCTTACCCGTAAAATTCATGTGGACTCCGGAACCGAAGCGGGAGCGATCGCATTCTTAATGAACCGTTATCTTTCCAATCTCGGAGAAATGATTTTCACGATCAAAGAGAAATCGGGAGAACTCGAGAATTCCGCTTCGGAGATTTCATCCGCCTGGGGAAATATGAGCCAAAATATTCAGGAACAAGCCGCCAGTCTCGAGGAAGTAACCGCCATCTTTGATTCATTCCGTGACTCGTTTCATAAAATTTCAAACTCTGCCACCGAACAAAAAACGATCGAAGCAAAAGCAAAACGAATGTTAAACGAATTGGTTTTCGGTTTTCAACAATTCGATCAGGATCTCAAAGTGAGTTCCGAAAGATCGGAACGTTCCGTCCAGAACATCGATCTGAGCACGAAAGAGCTGAATCATCTCGAATCCGACATCAACGATATCGGAACTTCGGCAAAGAAAGTGGAAAGTCTCGTTAAATTGTTAAACGACATTTCCGCCAAACTTGGAATGCTTTCCATCAACGCATCGATCGAAGCCGCAAGGTCAGGCGAGTCCGGAAAAGGTTTCGGGGTCGTCGCCGAAGAAATAAACAAACTTGCATCCAGTACGCAGGAAAGTACAAAGAAAGCGTCCGAAGTTTTGGGAGAGATTCAATCCGCAGTATATCGAGGAAGATCCACAGTTTCAACCACCGTTGACTTCTTTCAAAATTTAACGGAAGAATTTAGAACACTCGCACAAACTCAAATTACGATTCGAGAAAAGAGCGCTCACTATTCCAACCTCATAGAAAGTCTAAATCGACTCAACGCCTCCGTTGCGGATCAAAGCGAGATCATCTTAAGCAATATCGTCGATCGTTCGACCGAAATCAGAGGACTTTACGAATCTATTGAATTCGTGAGCACTGCATTTCACGAAATTTCGGCCCAATCAGAGGAATTGACAGCCACCGGAGACTTTCTAAAACAACTTGCCGCGATTCTAAACTCTCTTGTTAGAAACTTTAGAGTCGAAAAGGAAGTGGTTCCCGATCTAATAGCGGGCTGA
- a CDS encoding HD domain-containing protein yields the protein MKDLCCLYMMKQWSIDRIQEAWELASRLHDGQKYGGSRPNEKVEYLNHIGSVVLEISNALQFDNTIDAELTMLCAILHDTIEDTGLKYEEVKTKFGKNVADGVLALSKDETIPDKETKMLDSIERIKKQPSEIWIVKMADRITNLFSPPFYWDNEKKRAYQREALFIYDQLKEADPMLATRLKRKIDEYDRFIENEKH from the coding sequence TTGAAAGATCTTTGTTGTCTGTATATGATGAAACAGTGGTCGATCGATCGGATTCAGGAAGCGTGGGAATTGGCTTCCCGCTTACACGACGGACAAAAATACGGCGGCTCGCGACCAAACGAAAAAGTGGAATATCTAAATCATATCGGGAGCGTCGTACTGGAGATTTCGAACGCGCTCCAGTTCGATAATACGATCGACGCAGAGCTGACGATGCTTTGTGCAATCCTTCACGATACGATCGAAGATACGGGGCTAAAATACGAGGAAGTAAAAACGAAATTCGGAAAGAACGTCGCTGACGGCGTTTTGGCTCTTTCAAAAGACGAAACCATTCCGGATAAAGAAACGAAAATGCTCGACAGCATCGAAAGAATCAAAAAACAACCGAGCGAAATTTGGATCGTAAAGATGGCGGATCGAATTACCAATCTATTCTCTCCTCCGTTTTACTGGGATAACGAAAAGAAAAGAGCGTATCAAAGAGAAGCGCTTTTCATTTATGACCAGCTCAAAGAAGCGGATCCAATGTTGGCCACACGGCTGAAAAGAAAAATCGACGAATACGATCGTTTTATTGAGAACGAGAAACATTGA
- a CDS encoding phytanoyl-CoA dioxygenase family protein — protein sequence MVYLGEFKKNGYYLFRNYFSKEELSVVSKIVLEANRNWREKNDVPENVNSAYLTSDTFLPGFQNRERLFEFISDRRLVAIAETLIQSKVFFLNTQLFYNPISVSKKPYWHRDIQYMGIEEEKQKDIIKEDAVLHFRIPFQEDPGMDFIPGSHLRWDTDLERNTRLELNGRRNFEELPNSIRVPHKPGDLLVFSAHLIHKGVYGLDRSSFDILYTSFPSSSMEVNRMGHFPNSDSAFFGNPIFETIVSSMNSEPTSVDRNV from the coding sequence GTGGTTTACTTGGGTGAGTTTAAAAAAAACGGTTATTATCTTTTTCGGAATTATTTTTCGAAAGAGGAACTTTCAGTCGTTTCTAAAATCGTCCTCGAAGCAAATCGTAATTGGCGCGAGAAAAACGACGTCCCGGAAAACGTAAACAGCGCGTATTTAACGAGCGATACGTTTCTGCCCGGATTTCAGAATCGAGAACGACTATTTGAATTTATTTCCGATCGCAGACTGGTCGCCATCGCTGAAACTTTGATACAATCCAAAGTTTTCTTTTTGAATACTCAGCTTTTTTACAATCCCATATCCGTTTCAAAAAAGCCGTATTGGCATCGCGACATTCAGTATATGGGCATTGAAGAGGAAAAGCAGAAGGACATCATCAAAGAAGATGCGGTATTGCATTTTAGAATTCCGTTTCAAGAAGATCCAGGGATGGATTTTATTCCGGGCTCTCATCTTCGGTGGGATACAGATTTGGAGAGAAATACGAGATTGGAATTAAACGGGAGACGAAATTTTGAGGAGCTACCGAACTCAATAAGAGTTCCGCACAAACCCGGGGATTTGCTCGTCTTCTCTGCACACCTGATTCACAAGGGTGTTTACGGACTTGATCGAAGTTCATTCGATATTCTTTATACTTCCTTTCCAAGTTCAAGTATGGAAGTAAATAGAATGGGACATTTTCCGAACTCGGATTCCGCATTTTTCGGAAACCCAATTTTTGAGACGATCGTATCTTCTATGAATTCCGAACCAACTTCGGTCGATCGAAACGTTTGA